A genome region from Vulpes lagopus strain Blue_001 chromosome 7, ASM1834538v1, whole genome shotgun sequence includes the following:
- the LOC121494362 gene encoding death domain-containing membrane protein NRADD-like, translating into MTLQPLLQEMQSLGALLASRAMLHNSSHKEGTVHVDKTRRMQDRDGEGVWVGGALAPNTSSPFPPEPPGASGNIIPVYCALLATVVLGLLAYVAFKCWRSHKQRQQLAKARTAELGDLNRDQRHGDSIVFLDNPSGREPCAPSQGSHPEFGCRLYLHLPRPQQEEVERLLEASGEADKGWQGLAGRLGYPADAVEVIARGQLPAHTLLRDWAVKEGSGATLRVLEDTLAAMGREDVLQVLGPPAEGCSVV; encoded by the exons ATGACACTCCAACCCCTTCTCCAGGAGATGCAGTCCCTGGGAGCACTGCTAGCCAGCAGAGCCATGCTTCACAACTCCAGCCACAAAGAAGGCACGGTCCACGTGG ATAAGACACGGAGGATGCAGGacagggatggggaaggggtgtGGGTAGGGGGAGCTCTGGCTCCCAATACCTCCTCTCCATTCCCCCCTGAGCCTCCAGGGGCCTCAGGCAACATTATCCCCGTCTACTGTGCCCTCCTGGCCACCGTGGTCCTCGGCCTGCTCGCCTACGTGGCCTTCAAGTG ctGGCGCTCACATAAACAAAGACAGCAGCTGGCCAAAGCTCGGACTGCAGAGCTGGGGGACCTCAACAGGGACCAGAGGCATGGGGACAGCATTGTCTTCCTGGACAATCCTAGCGGTCGGGAGCCCTGTGCCCCCAGCCAGG ggtcacatcctgaaTTTGGCTGCCGGCTTTACCTTCACCTCCCTCGGCCGCAGCAAGAGGAAGTGGAGCGGCTCCTGGAAGCATCGGGCGAAGCTGACAAGGGCTGGCAGGGCCTAGCAGGCCGCCTGGGCTACCCGGCTGATGCTGTGGAGGTCATAGCCCGGGGCCAGCTGCCAGCCCACACCCTGCTCAGGGACTGGGCTGTCAAAGAAGGCAGTGGTGCCACCCTGAGGGTGCTAGAGGACACCCTGGCTGCCATGGGCCGTGAAGATGTGCTCCAGGTCCTGGGTCCCCCGGCTGAGGGCTGCTCTGTGGTGTGA